In Aureibaculum algae, the following are encoded in one genomic region:
- a CDS encoding RagB/SusD family nutrient uptake outer membrane protein — MKKIIYFLTICSTLLLVSCNEDFLDRTPLDEISEPEFWKTTSDLELYANSFYNKLPGWSGSGFGSAQMPDVGTDLGLGLSAPSRLQGTQGIPNSGSASLWSWDEVRLVNYFVSNVSKAEGLEVEINQFTGEGYFFRAYFYYDLLKKYGDLPIYDAYFDNLDTDALYRAKSPRNEVVDFMLADLDLAISLLKPKGDLSSPRVSKEAAQLLKAGIALYEGTWEKYHNGTEFGVSGSDGSSFLQQAAAAAKDLIDGQTRSLNASYGDLFNQTNLSANNEIILWRQYDFVGLGNSFGNDSQISWPNNFSYSRDAIRSYLCTDGLPISVSGDYKGDTELATIETNRDPRLAATIMVPGDTTVVNINGSIVYWEEPALDKSVGAYESQKYRIPEIDAGVNNFTKDAAKIIMRYGEALLIYAEAKAELGTISQEDLDMSINKLRDRVNMPHLVLGAITVDPEWPDYGYALSDVLQEIRRERVVELMNEGFRLDDLMRWGAHNLFVNKRPRGAYYEALISNVSAGEPVDVDNYLDPYLNDIATGYQFNPDRDYLLAIPAEELVLNTNLTQNPGWDQ; from the coding sequence ATGAAAAAAATAATATATTTTCTAACTATATGCTCGACGCTTTTATTAGTGTCGTGTAATGAAGATTTCTTAGATAGAACTCCTCTAGATGAAATATCAGAGCCTGAATTCTGGAAAACAACTAGTGATTTAGAGTTGTATGCTAATTCATTTTATAATAAATTACCTGGATGGTCTGGTTCCGGATTTGGTAGTGCACAAATGCCTGATGTAGGTACTGATCTTGGTCTTGGCCTAAGTGCACCATCAAGGTTACAAGGAACTCAAGGCATTCCAAATTCTGGCTCGGCTTCTCTATGGAGTTGGGATGAAGTAAGACTCGTTAATTACTTTGTATCAAATGTATCAAAAGCAGAAGGGTTAGAAGTAGAAATTAATCAATTTACAGGTGAGGGTTATTTCTTTAGAGCCTATTTTTATTACGACTTGTTAAAGAAGTATGGTGACTTACCTATTTATGATGCTTATTTTGATAATTTAGATACAGATGCGTTATATCGAGCAAAATCGCCTAGAAATGAAGTGGTTGATTTTATGCTTGCTGACTTAGATTTGGCAATTTCATTGCTTAAACCAAAAGGTGATTTATCTAGTCCGCGTGTTAGTAAAGAAGCAGCACAATTGTTAAAAGCTGGAATTGCACTTTACGAAGGTACTTGGGAGAAATACCACAATGGTACTGAGTTTGGTGTTTCTGGTTCAGATGGTTCTAGTTTTTTACAACAAGCCGCAGCTGCAGCAAAAGACCTAATAGATGGACAAACTAGATCTTTAAACGCTAGTTATGGAGACTTATTTAATCAAACTAACCTGAGTGCGAACAATGAAATTATACTTTGGAGACAATATGATTTTGTTGGTTTAGGAAATTCATTTGGTAATGACTCTCAAATTAGTTGGCCAAATAATTTCTCTTATTCGAGAGATGCTATTCGAAGCTACTTATGTACAGACGGGTTACCCATTTCTGTAAGTGGTGATTATAAAGGAGATACTGAACTGGCTACTATCGAGACAAATAGAGACCCAAGACTTGCAGCAACAATAATGGTACCTGGAGACACAACTGTTGTAAATATTAATGGATCAATAGTTTATTGGGAAGAACCAGCTTTAGATAAGAGTGTTGGAGCCTATGAATCTCAAAAATATAGAATTCCAGAAATAGATGCTGGTGTAAACAATTTTACTAAAGATGCTGCAAAAATCATTATGAGATATGGAGAAGCGTTGCTTATCTATGCTGAAGCCAAAGCTGAATTAGGAACCATATCGCAAGAGGATTTAGACATGTCAATTAACAAATTACGTGACCGTGTAAATATGCCTCACCTTGTATTAGGAGCAATTACTGTTGATCCAGAATGGCCAGATTATGGCTATGCACTTTCTGATGTTCTTCAAGAAATACGAAGAGAAAGAGTTGTAGAATTAATGAATGAAGGCTTTAGACTGGACGATTTAATGCGCTGGGGAGCACATAATCTTTTTGTAAATAAAAGACCAAGAGGTGCTTATTATGAAGCTTTAATATCAAATGTGTCAGCAGGTGAACCAGTGGATGTAGATAATTATCTCGACCCATATTTAAATGATATAGCAACTGGTTATCAGTTTAACCCAGATCGTGATTATTTACTCGCTATACCTGCAGAAGAATTAGTACTTAATACAAACCTAACTCAAAATCCAGGTTGGGACCAATAA
- a CDS encoding TonB-dependent receptor domain-containing protein, with the protein MGNANGFFLFNGEREYTASPPNLTSINLTWETVKTTDVGIDILALNNKLAFTFDWYRSDIENMATSGTSLPATLGTSSPLINGGISRTQGWDTEVTWRHSIGDFKYSVRATLSDYKQTIVEFPNKSSLVSDFYAGKDLGDIWGLTWEGWFQSPEEATERNAIINQKWVHNSTFGEGDAKYADLNGDGVINNGTNTVGDTGDFKVIGNSTPRYQYGIRLGAEYKSIDFSMFIQGVGKRDVSYQNGANSKQFLGPAQGPFHSNVYAEHLDYYRPDDTTSPFGPNTDAYFARPYSQNGGKNNRNYRYSTDHFLQNGAYARLKTIQLGFTIPKNILEKYKIDRFRIFVTGENLITISDMLFYDPEGIRGTFSGAASYPLSKTISTGINISF; encoded by the coding sequence ATAGGTAATGCTAACGGTTTTTTCTTATTTAACGGAGAAAGAGAATATACAGCTAGTCCACCAAACCTTACAAGTATAAATCTTACTTGGGAAACAGTTAAAACTACAGATGTCGGAATTGATATTTTAGCATTAAATAATAAACTTGCTTTTACTTTTGACTGGTATCGATCAGATATTGAAAACATGGCAACAAGCGGGACATCATTACCTGCGACACTTGGAACATCTTCTCCTTTAATAAATGGGGGTATTTCACGTACTCAAGGTTGGGATACTGAGGTAACTTGGAGACATTCGATAGGTGATTTTAAGTATAGTGTTAGAGCAACACTTTCTGATTATAAACAAACTATTGTAGAGTTTCCTAATAAGTCGAGTTTGGTTTCAGATTTTTATGCAGGAAAAGACCTAGGAGATATCTGGGGATTAACCTGGGAAGGTTGGTTTCAAAGCCCAGAAGAAGCAACAGAACGAAATGCAATTATCAATCAAAAATGGGTTCATAATAGTACTTTTGGTGAAGGTGATGCTAAATATGCCGACTTAAATGGTGATGGAGTCATAAACAATGGAACAAATACAGTAGGTGATACTGGGGATTTCAAGGTTATTGGTAATAGTACACCTAGGTACCAATATGGAATTAGACTTGGAGCAGAATATAAAAGTATAGATTTTAGTATGTTTATACAAGGTGTAGGAAAAAGAGATGTTTCATATCAGAATGGTGCAAATAGTAAACAATTTCTTGGGCCAGCACAAGGGCCATTTCACTCGAATGTTTATGCAGAGCATTTAGACTATTATAGACCGGATGATACCACAAGTCCTTTTGGACCTAATACTGATGCTTATTTTGCAAGGCCTTATTCACAGAATGGTGGTAAAAATAATAGAAATTACAGATATAGTACAGATCATTTTTTACAAAATGGTGCTTATGCTAGATTAAAAACGATTCAACTTGGATTTACAATTCCTAAAAACATTCTTGAAAAGTATAAAATTGATAGATTTAGAATCTTTGTAACGGGTGAAAACCTTATAACAATATCAGATATGTTGTTTTATGATCCAGAAGGAATACGAGGTACGTTTAGTGGAGCGGCATCTTATCCTTTATCAAAAACCATTTCAACAGGGATTAATATTTCATTTTAA
- a CDS encoding alpha-L-fucosidase produces MKKITFFMFLILITSGYAQKTVNYLEESETDFSKRMQWFNDAKYGMFIHFGLYSQLGGIYKGNDEGRYAEWIQGNQNIPQEEYVKLLNTWNPKDFNADKIVKLAKKAGMKYLVVTTKHHEGFCLWDSKYTDFDIANTPMKGRDFVQELADACKKQGIVFGTYYSITDWHQGAQYVKEGKDWGWGMTKMHEGKKEEYVQYLKNQIKELIENYDTNIIWFDGDWVDWWTLEDGDDLYQYIRELKPSIIINNRVSKRKIFKKDFGTPEQFHLEDKVDYYWEACYTMNDSWGFKIKDTDWKSPQEVYEKLKDINGKGGNFLLNVGPDGDGNVPKESAKILLEVGKMLAKEEKK; encoded by the coding sequence ATGAAAAAGATAACTTTTTTTATGTTTTTGATACTTATAACTTCGGGTTATGCTCAAAAAACAGTTAATTATTTAGAAGAATCTGAGACGGATTTTAGTAAAAGAATGCAATGGTTTAATGATGCTAAATATGGAATGTTTATCCATTTTGGATTGTACAGTCAGCTTGGAGGTATTTACAAAGGTAATGACGAAGGTAGATATGCAGAGTGGATTCAAGGGAATCAAAATATTCCTCAAGAAGAATATGTTAAGTTATTAAATACATGGAACCCTAAAGATTTTAATGCTGATAAGATTGTGAAATTGGCAAAAAAAGCTGGAATGAAGTATTTAGTAGTAACCACCAAACATCATGAAGGATTTTGTTTGTGGGATTCTAAATATACCGATTTTGATATCGCAAATACGCCTATGAAAGGGCGTGATTTTGTTCAAGAATTAGCCGATGCATGTAAAAAACAAGGGATTGTTTTTGGAACTTATTATAGTATTACAGATTGGCACCAAGGTGCACAATATGTAAAAGAAGGTAAAGATTGGGGTTGGGGAATGACGAAAATGCATGAAGGTAAAAAAGAAGAATATGTTCAATATTTAAAAAATCAAATAAAGGAATTAATTGAGAATTACGATACCAATATTATTTGGTTTGATGGAGATTGGGTAGATTGGTGGACTTTAGAAGATGGAGATGATTTATATCAATACATCAGAGAATTGAAACCAAGTATTATTATTAATAATCGTGTTTCCAAAAGAAAAATTTTCAAAAAAGATTTCGGAACACCAGAGCAATTTCATTTAGAAGATAAAGTCGATTACTATTGGGAAGCATGTTATACTATGAATGATTCTTGGGGTTTCAAAATAAAAGATACAGATTGGAAAAGCCCACAAGAAGTTTATGAAAAATTAAAAGATATCAATGGTAAAGGGGGTAATTTTTTATTAAATGTTGGTCCTGACGGCGATGGTAATGTACCCAAAGAGTCTGCAAAAATTTTATTAGAAGTAGGTAAGATGTTAGCAAAAGAAGAAAAGAAATAA
- a CDS encoding sulfatase-like hydrolase/transferase, which produces MNKNIVYCLVLLSVLASGCKEVKPEQKEAEKPNILFLFTDDQRAGTIGAMNQYDVQTPNMDKLVKMGTSFTNSYILGGATAAVCSPSRAMLMTGRYFFNIEPNVYAQFAFPKEERGKSDLLTFPEYFKSNGYETFATGKQHNGEIWLERGFNQIKSAFLGGMTTHFGTKVKDYTPEKGWSKPYQNKEKFSSELFADAAVGFLENYKNEDPFLMYVSFTAPHDPRTAPQEFHDMYPPEDIKVPENFMPKHPFEIADDNIRDERLAPFPRTEARVRKEISDYYAMITATDAQIGRVLKALEASGKADNTIIVFAGDNGLALGQHGLLGKQNVYEHSVGVPLIFSGPSIPKNIKNNALVYLHDVFPTLCGLTGLNIPESIETEDLTPILKGEKKEVRKSMLYAYNSWPGDLLNKNSTHNPGGGHRAVRKGNYKLIVSAKHDVFTYQLFDVSKDPWELNNLSEVVAFAAVKKELLDELQKLITETGDPAQLDKKEFGLYDNPEAYNFKK; this is translated from the coding sequence ATGAACAAAAATATAGTGTATTGTTTGGTACTTTTAAGCGTATTGGCATCAGGGTGTAAAGAAGTAAAACCCGAACAAAAAGAAGCTGAAAAACCAAACATACTTTTTCTTTTTACCGATGATCAACGTGCGGGGACTATAGGAGCAATGAATCAGTATGATGTTCAGACGCCGAACATGGATAAATTGGTAAAAATGGGAACTTCATTTACCAATTCATATATTTTAGGAGGAGCAACTGCAGCGGTGTGTTCACCGAGTAGAGCCATGTTAATGACGGGGCGTTATTTTTTTAATATAGAACCCAATGTTTATGCACAATTTGCATTCCCCAAAGAAGAACGAGGGAAAAGTGATTTATTAACTTTTCCTGAATATTTTAAATCAAATGGGTATGAAACATTCGCAACAGGAAAGCAACACAATGGTGAAATTTGGCTAGAACGTGGTTTTAATCAAATTAAGTCTGCTTTTTTAGGAGGAATGACTACTCATTTTGGAACGAAAGTAAAAGATTATACACCAGAAAAAGGCTGGTCTAAACCTTATCAGAATAAAGAAAAGTTTAGTAGCGAGCTATTTGCTGATGCAGCTGTAGGTTTTTTAGAAAATTATAAAAATGAAGATCCATTTTTAATGTATGTTTCTTTTACTGCACCACATGATCCGCGTACAGCACCACAGGAGTTTCATGATATGTATCCACCTGAAGATATAAAAGTACCTGAAAATTTTATGCCAAAGCATCCTTTTGAAATTGCAGATGACAATATTAGAGATGAACGACTGGCACCTTTTCCAAGAACAGAAGCTAGAGTTCGAAAAGAAATTTCAGATTACTATGCAATGATTACAGCTACTGATGCACAGATAGGCAGAGTTTTAAAAGCATTGGAAGCCTCTGGGAAAGCAGATAATACCATAATTGTATTTGCGGGTGATAATGGGTTGGCATTAGGTCAACATGGCTTATTAGGGAAACAAAATGTTTATGAGCATAGCGTTGGTGTTCCCTTAATCTTTAGTGGACCCTCTATTCCAAAAAATATAAAGAATAATGCTTTAGTGTATTTACATGATGTATTTCCTACGTTGTGTGGATTAACTGGACTTAATATTCCTGAATCTATTGAAACTGAAGATTTAACGCCAATATTAAAAGGGGAAAAGAAAGAAGTAAGAAAAAGTATGTTATATGCGTACAATTCTTGGCCTGGAGATTTATTAAATAAAAACAGCACGCATAATCCGGGTGGTGGTCATAGAGCAGTTAGAAAAGGCAATTATAAACTCATTGTAAGTGCAAAACATGATGTGTTTACGTATCAATTGTTCGATGTGTCAAAAGATCCATGGGAACTTAATAATTTATCAGAAGTAGTAGCTTTTGCAGCGGTTAAAAAGGAGTTGTTAGATGAATTACAAAAACTAATTACAGAGACAGGAGACCCTGCTCAATTGGATAAAAAGGAGTTTGGACTCTACGACAATCCCGAAGCTTATAATTTTAAAAAATAA
- a CDS encoding SusC/RagA family TonB-linked outer membrane protein → MRAFIFLLCTTVFSFNTVDSYSQQKIKIKKDMEMSIDEVFKVVSKQSKFSFLYPQELFKDAPKVNLKEGEILLNQLLTNIFSNGDTSFRLSDNNVIIVEKSDPKQLEIQKIKISGTVLDESGQPLPGASVVEKGTLNGVQTDFDGKFSLDVKNANAILEISFVGFETKDIVVTNQTELTITLLESTANLGEVIVVGYGTRKKATVTSAVAQVSAETFQDRAVANVTQGLQGAIGGLSITNSQSGGEPGAEQNINIRGLMTSNSTGTGIDNAEPLVIIDGAVMNINDINPEDIETVSVLKDAAAASIYGSRAAGGAILITTKSGKNMKGGMIVNYSNNFSYSTYTKWPDQANALDYAYAMNDALTNHNGRVWYTDERLGWIEQNMANPGSAPTLVPNSTNTSWDVTSGGLRGSGSTVWKDFLFHKWTQKSKHNLSIRGGDEKLNYYISGGAYFEDGLFKVAENNYNRYNLDAKIAAKPLKWLSLELLTKMTKSDAEFPWDPAYG, encoded by the coding sequence ATGAGAGCATTTATTTTTCTATTATGCACTACCGTTTTTAGTTTCAACACTGTTGATAGTTATTCACAGCAGAAAATTAAAATCAAAAAAGACATGGAAATGTCTATAGATGAGGTCTTCAAGGTTGTAAGTAAGCAATCTAAATTTAGTTTCTTATATCCACAAGAATTATTTAAAGATGCTCCTAAAGTTAATTTAAAAGAAGGTGAAATTTTATTGAACCAACTACTTACCAACATTTTTTCTAATGGCGATACTTCTTTCAGGTTATCTGATAATAATGTTATTATTGTCGAAAAAAGTGATCCGAAACAGCTTGAAATTCAAAAGATTAAAATTTCGGGTACCGTACTTGATGAAAGTGGGCAGCCATTGCCAGGAGCAAGTGTTGTTGAAAAAGGTACACTTAATGGTGTTCAAACAGATTTTGATGGTAAATTTTCTTTAGATGTTAAAAATGCCAATGCAATCTTAGAAATCTCTTTTGTTGGATTTGAAACTAAAGATATAGTAGTTACCAACCAGACAGAACTTACGATTACGCTCTTGGAGTCTACGGCAAACTTAGGTGAAGTTATTGTAGTAGGTTATGGTACTCGAAAAAAAGCAACTGTAACTTCAGCTGTTGCACAGGTAAGTGCTGAAACTTTTCAAGACAGAGCAGTAGCAAATGTAACTCAAGGTTTACAAGGAGCTATTGGAGGTCTTTCTATTACGAACTCCCAAAGTGGAGGTGAGCCAGGGGCTGAACAAAATATCAATATTCGTGGATTAATGACTAGTAATTCAACAGGTACAGGTATAGACAATGCGGAACCATTAGTTATTATAGATGGTGCGGTTATGAATATAAATGATATAAATCCAGAAGATATTGAAACTGTAAGTGTATTAAAAGATGCTGCAGCTGCTTCTATTTATGGTTCAAGAGCTGCCGGTGGTGCTATTTTAATTACGACCAAGAGTGGTAAAAACATGAAAGGTGGTATGATAGTTAATTATTCAAATAACTTTTCATATTCAACATATACGAAATGGCCAGATCAAGCTAATGCGTTAGATTATGCGTATGCCATGAATGATGCATTGACAAATCATAATGGTAGAGTATGGTATACAGATGAAAGATTAGGATGGATAGAACAAAATATGGCTAATCCAGGAAGTGCTCCTACCTTGGTTCCTAATTCAACGAATACCTCTTGGGATGTTACTAGTGGAGGTCTTCGTGGAAGTGGTTCAACGGTTTGGAAAGATTTTCTTTTTCATAAATGGACACAAAAATCAAAACATAATTTAAGTATTAGAGGTGGTGACGAAAAGTTAAATTATTACATTTCAGGTGGGGCATACTTTGAAGATGGTTTATTTAAAGTGGCAGAAAATAATTATAACAGATATAATTTAGATGCAAAAATAGCTGCAAAACCTCTTAAATGGTTGTCACTTGAACTTTTAACAAAAATGACGAAAAGTGATGCTGAGTTTCCTTGGGATCCTGCATATGGTTGA
- a CDS encoding SusC/RagA family TonB-linked outer membrane protein produces MPTVDPLWGEPLPQAYYPSWQHSNEVTKTNQLNLMPRVTIEPIKDLFINLQYNYRTNNNKRVYTSTEYQWTLPNGTTGNIISRDQTRVAPTLFTNEYLSPNLFASYSKSIGGHNIDATVGYQNEQYNVYNLNANAFGLLSDNVVSISTAVGDQTVNDDISHWSTESMFGRLGYNYKEKYIARLTYRRDGSSKFEPGNRWAGFPSIELGYNIAKEDFWNIKDISMFKLRASKASLGNQNVGNYL; encoded by the coding sequence ATGCCTACTGTAGATCCACTTTGGGGTGAGCCTCTTCCACAAGCTTACTATCCTTCATGGCAACATTCTAATGAGGTAACGAAGACAAATCAGTTAAACTTAATGCCTAGAGTTACCATAGAACCTATAAAAGATTTATTCATTAATTTACAATACAACTATAGGACAAATAATAATAAAAGAGTTTATACTTCTACAGAATACCAATGGACGCTACCTAATGGTACTACTGGAAACATTATTTCCAGAGACCAAACTCGAGTTGCTCCTACGTTGTTTACTAATGAATATTTGTCACCAAATTTATTTGCCTCGTATTCTAAATCAATCGGTGGACATAATATTGATGCTACGGTGGGTTATCAAAATGAACAATATAACGTATACAACTTAAATGCAAATGCATTTGGTTTATTAAGTGATAATGTTGTTTCCATATCTACCGCTGTAGGTGATCAAACAGTTAACGATGATATTTCTCATTGGTCAACAGAGAGTATGTTTGGTAGATTAGGTTATAATTATAAAGAAAAATATATAGCCAGGTTAACTTACCGTAGAGATGGATCTTCAAAATTTGAACCAGGAAATAGATGGGCTGGTTTTCCTTCTATAGAATTAGGATATAATATTGCAAAAGAAGATTTCTGGAATATTAAAGACATAAGTATGTTTAAACTTCGTGCTTCAAAAGCGTCTTTAGGAAATCAAAATGTAGGTAATTACTTATAA